The Candidatus Eisenbacteria bacterium genome contains a region encoding:
- a CDS encoding Ig-like domain-containing protein, translating into MERRDHWYGKRLAFALLISVLAHAVLASMSEGRPNIRDGFFAAYPSAVGTRLDNLPSITMHCGACHYRFTGGGPRNPYGATVEAALGSFPNTDDGRRQAVLSVQNQDQDTDLYTSVTEITNLTYTNTPTFPGLNSTNVSQVTNVNDILAYLTPTTGGDLTPPTVTVSAPNGGESWSGGQQRSITWSATDNVAVSSVDIFYRDAESLPWTPLAMGVANTGTFTWFVHNTPSAAARVRVLARD; encoded by the coding sequence ATGGAGAGACGGGACCACTGGTATGGGAAGCGGTTGGCGTTCGCCCTCCTCATCTCGGTCCTCGCTCACGCCGTGCTCGCGTCCATGTCGGAAGGACGCCCGAACATACGCGACGGGTTCTTCGCCGCGTACCCGAGCGCGGTGGGCACCCGGCTCGACAACCTCCCGAGCATCACCATGCACTGCGGTGCGTGCCACTACCGCTTCACCGGTGGCGGCCCGAGAAATCCCTACGGCGCCACCGTGGAAGCGGCGCTCGGGAGCTTCCCCAACACCGATGACGGGCGCAGGCAGGCCGTCCTGAGCGTGCAGAACCAGGATCAGGACACCGACCTGTACACCAGCGTCACCGAAATCACGAACCTCACGTATACGAACACGCCGACGTTTCCCGGCCTCAACAGCACGAACGTCTCGCAGGTGACGAACGTGAACGACATCCTGGCCTACCTCACGCCGACCACCGGAGGCGACTTGACGCCGCCCACGGTCACCGTGAGCGCTCCGAATGGAGGCGAGAGCTGGTCCGGAGGCCAGCAGCGCTCGATCACCTGGAGCGCAACCGACAACGTGGCGGTATCCTCCGTCGACATCTTCTACCGCGACGCGGAGAGCCTGCCCTGGACGCCCCTCGCGATGGGGGTCGCGAACACGGGGACCTTCACCTGGTTCGTCCACAACACGCCGAGCGCCGCGGCACGCGTGCGCGTGCTCGCGCGGGAC